The Paraburkholderia sp. FT54 genome includes a region encoding these proteins:
- a CDS encoding ParB/RepB/Spo0J family partition protein, translating into MLAKTANLRSTAERTPDASRRANRTETAPGMAGALAAAQLRVQELESTGTTSQLPLTEIVPNPWQPRRIFNEAKLSELAESIREVGLMQPIVVRRVESAYQIVAGERRWRAHKILGAEHIKTVVIECSDQDMIVLALVENMDRDDLTDYEVAISLRRSESEFPSRKRLAEAVGLSRTGLYQFLAFENLPDFMKKDLDLQPALLGCNAAEEIVSALKKHGSEAEVAARELWPDVVKGELAQGKLAPAITAMVTRRASGTAARERLIEKFFAGKDQAGSITKDVNSFTVKIKTAALTEAQEARIRQLISELYKDEPR; encoded by the coding sequence ATGTTGGCCAAGACCGCGAATCTTAGGTCAACAGCGGAAAGAACCCCCGACGCCAGCCGTCGCGCGAATCGGACAGAGACAGCACCCGGCATGGCCGGCGCATTAGCCGCTGCACAACTGAGAGTGCAGGAGCTTGAATCGACAGGAACGACGTCGCAATTGCCGTTGACGGAAATTGTTCCGAATCCTTGGCAGCCCCGGCGGATTTTCAATGAAGCAAAGTTGTCCGAGCTGGCAGAGTCGATTCGTGAGGTTGGCCTCATGCAGCCGATCGTGGTTCGCCGTGTTGAATCGGCCTACCAGATTGTGGCGGGGGAACGGCGCTGGCGAGCGCACAAGATACTCGGCGCGGAGCACATCAAGACGGTAGTCATCGAATGCTCGGACCAGGACATGATTGTTCTGGCGCTGGTCGAGAATATGGACCGGGACGACCTGACCGACTATGAGGTGGCCATCTCTCTTCGTCGGTCGGAGAGCGAGTTTCCGAGCCGCAAAAGGCTGGCAGAAGCAGTAGGTCTGTCACGTACCGGGCTGTACCAATTCCTTGCGTTTGAAAATCTGCCGGACTTCATGAAGAAGGACCTCGATTTGCAGCCTGCTCTACTCGGCTGCAATGCCGCAGAGGAAATTGTCTCAGCGCTTAAGAAGCACGGCAGCGAAGCTGAGGTGGCCGCACGCGAACTCTGGCCAGATGTGGTCAAAGGGGAACTGGCACAGGGCAAGCTCGCACCGGCGATCACCGCGATGGTGACTCGTCGTGCCTCGGGGACGGCGGCTCGCGAAAGGCTCATTGAGAAGTTCTTCGCCGGAAAAGATCAGGCGGGGAGCATCACCAAGGACGTCAACAGCTTTACGGTCAAAATCAAGACTGCGGCTTTGACCGAAGCCCAAGAGGCGCGAATCCGGCAGCTTATCAGTGAGTTGTATAAAGACGAGCCGCGCTGA